The region TAAGAGCAAGCCACGGACGGCATGTATACAGAAACGCTGCGGCAATATACATCATGGCCGCCCAAAGCCCAAGCATGCTCTGATGCAGCgcttcctctgccaccaccgccgccatgCCTGGCTCCATAGTCTGTGCCCGTGACACAAAAGTTGCTCGTGCCGACACCGTGAAACTCAAGAAACTGCGCCTGTGGTCTCTGTTTCAAGTGCGGCGAGCATTGGGGCCACGAGCACATCTGCCGGACGTCGGTCCAATTGCACTTCGTCGAGGACCTCTTGGAACTTTTTGGCATCGACACAATGATGGACCAACAAGCTACACCATCTTTAGAGGTCGTTGATGGTGCTGTCATGGAGATCTCGTGATCGCCCTAACGGACAGAGTTTCCTCCAAGACGTTCAAACTTCATGCCTCGATCCAAGGCCGGCGGAGAAGTGCTCATGCAGGTCAACTGCAGTAGCTCTACCTCATTCATCAACCAGCAGATCGCGTAGACCATCACCCCGCGTCGAACCTCTCTCACGCGAGTACAATGTACGTGTGATGGACGGTAGGGAACTCACGTGTTCGTCTAGTGTGTCGCACTCCGCGTGGTGCTCTCAAGACCACCATTTCGCCAAACGACATGAAAGTGCTCGTGCTTGGCACCTGTGACGCCATCCTAGGAATAGATTGGATCAAGGGGCAAAGCCCGATGATAGTCGACTAGCTCGCCAAGGCGAACGAAATCCCCACAACGGACATGCTGGTGTGTCTCCACGACCATTGCGCGACGTCCTAGACGTTGCTCATTATCAACGTCATTCAACTTCAAGGTCTCTGTAGCAAGGGCACGATCACACACGTCGTCCACATGTGGACGATCACCATGGAGGACGACATTGTCACGCCACTGCCAGCATGCATCTATCGCGTGCTTGACGCGTTCAGTGACGTCTTCAATGAACCGGTAAGCCATCCCATGCAGCGCGCCTGCGACCACCATGGTGCCCTCATTCCCGGGGCACAACCTGTGAATATACGGCCCTACGGCCATAAGAGGCATCACAAGgtcgaaatcaaggccaaggcggtAGAACTTCTAGGCACATGCATCATTCAGCGAAGCACGAGCCATTTTTCTTTCTGGTCATCCAGCGTCAACTATAGGCATTTGAATGCCCTCTACATCGGCAAGTACCCGGTGTTAGTCATCCAAGAGTTGTTGGATGAGCTACATGGCGATGTGTGGTTCCCCAAGCTCGATCTCCATGCTAACTACCACCACATTCGACTTGCCGAAGAAGAAGACCACAAGACCGGATTTCATACGCACTCGGCACTTCGAATACAAATTTGTATCATTCAGCCACTTTGGCCAACGAGCAACCTTCGTCGGTTCTATGAATGACACCGTGCGGCCTCTCCTTTGCATTTGCGTTATGGTGATCTTCGACCATATTCTGGCGTACAACAAGAGACTTGAAGACCATGTCCGGCATCTGCAACAAGTGCTCGAGCTGCTTCACTGAGATCACTGGAAGGTGAAACATGCCAGGAGCGCTTTTGAACATCAGTGACTTTCCTACTTGTGGCACGTAATCAGCGAGCAAAGGTTTCGCCACCGAACCTGCCAAGATTCGTGCAGTAGCCCAATGGACTGCCCCAACTGGTGTCAAGGGCGTTTGTAGCTTCTCGAGCCTCATGGGCTATTACTGCCATTTTATCAAGAACTTTGATATCTTGCCCCGCCCCCTCTTCAACCGCCACAAGAAAGGCGTGCACATCGTTTGGACACCAGCAAAGAGATAGCCTTACGCCTGCTCAAACATCAGCTCTTCAAGCGCTGCTAGATTTCTCCGCCGGCCTTGATACAATTTTGCAAAAAGCTGAACACCATATAGCCTCGATGAGCAAAGCTCTTAGCTCACGCTATCAAGGCCTGTCGACATACGAAAGGAGTACATGGCGGTAGATCAATGGAGGCCCTACCTCCAACATGCAGAGTTTGTGATCCACACCGACCAGCGGGGCGCACTTAGGCGAGCAGCGTCTTACTACACCTTAGCAGCAGAAGGTCTCCACCAAGCTGCTCGGCCTGAAGTGCACAGTCCGCCACACGAAATCGCCGACAACACGGCGGCTGACCCTTTGTCACGCGCCGCGCCAATCCGACGGAGACACTCCATGCCATCAGTTGCTAGCAAACAGCTTGGTTGGAAGACGTGATCAACCGCTAGAACAACAACTCACTGGCACAACGCCACAGACGTGCCACTTTTACCAGGTTCTCGGCCAGGGCATGTCTGTGTCGTGTCCTACTCTTTGCCTAGAAGTGTATTTGGCTTTCGCAGTGTTTGCCGAGTTCCAGTGGATTTAAACTGGAAGCACTTGGCGTAGACGTTTATTCTATAGTAGTGGTTTTAAATCTTAGTTTCAGGAATATTTTAGCTCCTACCAGAATTACTAGATTTCAGCTATGCCGGTTGCATTTCGGCCAGAGGACCGAACTGTTGGCTTGAAATTCAAAAAAGTATTTGTTATTTTTtggaaatattttttgaaaaaaatgaatTCTTGCTTATAGCTGAAATGACTAAAATACTTTGACCGTCCAattaatgaaattattgaaattccGGTAAATTCATCAAAATCTCAGTGAAAGCAAAAACCCGTCGTGATTGATGTACCCCCCACACTGCTGGGTTAATCAAATCGAATTATTTAACAGCACACCGCCGGAATTAATGGTCTATGCAAGTTTCGTTGAGAGACTGCTGCTTCTGCTGCTTTAGTTCAGCTGGTCCTTCGCCTGCTTCTTGCGGCTTGCGCGGTCGAGGTCGCCCTCCATCTTGCGGCGGTACATTTCCGCGAAGGTGATGGGATCCTCCAGTATGGTCTCCTCCCCCTCCTTCACCGCCAGCGGCCACACCCTCGCGTCGGGCGCCGGGTTCTGGAACGTCGCGATGGACAGCCTGCTGCTCTCCCCGTTCACCACCGCGCGGTGGTCAGCGTTCTTGAACCGCCCGTTGCTCAAGTACTGCACGCAAAAGAATTTTAAGCACATGCAATTATAGTCACAACCAAGAGTGCTGAACCGGTGCTAGATCAGCCAATGATAGATTAGAGAATACTGCTGTGCTACCGACATGGCCGTGGTCGCCGAGGTTGACGACGAATGCGCCGGAGACGGGCTGGACGGTGATCCAGGTCTTGCCGCCGTCGCGGGTGGCCTGCAGGCCGCCGACTAGGTCCTGGAGGAGGAGGGTGATGGTGCCGGGGTCGGTGTGGCGCTTGACGCCCAGGGTGAGCTCGGGCTGGGGACACCGCGGGTAGAAGTTGACCACCACCTTCTGGTCCATGTCCACGCACGCCTTGGCCAGGGACTCCGTCTCCAGGCCCATCGCCTCCGAGAGCACGCCCAGCAGCTTGCACGACAGCTCCATCAGCCGCTCGCTGTACCGCTCCACTACCGCGCGC is a window of Triticum dicoccoides isolate Atlit2015 ecotype Zavitan chromosome 2B, WEW_v2.0, whole genome shotgun sequence DNA encoding:
- the LOC119366543 gene encoding naringenin,2-oxoglutarate 3-dioxygenase-like, which encodes MAPVSNRMFLPTAASWEATVRPSFVRDEDERPKVAHDHFSDAVPVISLQGIDGVCRAEIRDRVAAACEDWGLFQVVDHGVDADLAADMARLSREFFALPAEDKVRYDMSGGKKGGFIVSSHLQGEAVQDWRELVTYFSYPVKARDYGRWPEKPAGWRAVVERYSERLMELSCKLLGVLSEAMGLETESLAKACVDMDQKVVVNFYPRCPQPELTLGVKRHTDPGTITLLLQDLVGGLQATRDGGKTWITVQPVSGAFVVNLGDHGHYLSNGRFKNADHRAVVNGESSRLSIATFQNPAPDARVWPLAVKEGEETILEDPITFAEMYRRKMEGDLDRASRKKQAKDQLN